The following are from one region of the Stigmatella ashevillena genome:
- a CDS encoding SLOG cluster 4 domain-containing protein gives MFQRRKVIGVMGSGTQAHRERVIPLARWIAEHGYDLLTGAGNGVMRTAAEAFVAVAGRTGISIGIVPGQATARGYRPRPGYPNPAIELPVFTHLPLSGKQGQELASRNHLNVLSAQALVILPGGEGTRAEAALAARYRRPAILFGAAREFRSFPEAFERLATLEEVCDWLLGVMR, from the coding sequence ATGTTCCAACGCAGAAAGGTCATTGGCGTCATGGGCTCGGGCACCCAGGCCCATCGGGAGCGAGTGATTCCACTCGCCCGATGGATTGCCGAGCACGGGTACGATCTGCTCACCGGGGCAGGCAATGGGGTGATGCGGACCGCGGCCGAGGCGTTCGTCGCGGTGGCGGGGCGCACGGGCATCTCCATTGGCATCGTTCCCGGACAGGCCACGGCCCGGGGGTACCGGCCCCGGCCGGGCTACCCCAACCCCGCCATCGAGCTGCCTGTGTTCACCCACCTGCCGCTGAGCGGCAAGCAGGGCCAGGAGCTGGCAAGCCGCAACCACCTCAATGTGCTGTCCGCCCAGGCGCTCGTCATCCTGCCGGGCGGGGAGGGGACCCGGGCCGAGGCGGCCCTGGCGGCGCGTTACCGGCGGCCGGCCATTCTGTTCGGGGCGGCACGGGAGTTCCGGAGCTTTCCGGAGGCATTCGAGCGCCTGGCGACCCTGGAGGAGGTCTGTGACTGGCTGTTGGGGGTTATGCGGTAG
- the hisC gene encoding histidinol-phosphate transaminase — protein sequence MKPVLLPPLEVPSPLELDSNENPLGPSRRASKAIQESLNRVNRYPERDCFATEERLARLHKLSASHIVLGPGSFGVLRLLMEACLQTGGEAIHAEPSYPMYRALIHKVGGTPIAVPLTPDHRHDLAAMGHAIGPSTRLVIICNPNNPTGRGVSREELDAFMDQVPPHVMVVIDEAYYEYAEGPELPNGVDWIRKGHNLMVLRTFSKVHGLAGLRIGYGVAQPQVAAMLRQLRGPFAVSSLAQVAAQAALDDRTHVAAVRVLNEQVRAELCAALDRQGLHYIPSVTNFVMIRCGGDDVSLTERLSEQGVRVRPGTEYGMRGWLRVTVGTSEQTQRFIATLLNCLDWSVMRAACP from the coding sequence ATGAAGCCTGTTCTTCTTCCCCCGCTGGAAGTCCCTTCGCCTCTGGAGCTTGATTCGAACGAGAACCCGCTGGGCCCCTCGCGCCGTGCCAGCAAAGCCATTCAGGAGTCGCTCAACCGCGTCAACCGCTATCCCGAGCGAGACTGCTTCGCCACCGAGGAGCGCCTGGCGCGTCTGCACAAGCTCTCCGCCTCGCACATCGTGCTGGGGCCCGGCTCCTTCGGCGTGCTGCGGTTGCTGATGGAAGCCTGCTTGCAGACCGGCGGCGAGGCCATCCACGCCGAGCCCAGCTACCCCATGTATCGCGCGTTGATTCACAAGGTGGGCGGCACCCCCATCGCCGTGCCCCTCACGCCGGACCACCGCCATGATCTGGCGGCCATGGGCCATGCCATCGGGCCCTCCACGCGCCTGGTCATCATCTGCAACCCCAACAACCCCACGGGGCGGGGGGTGTCGCGCGAGGAACTCGACGCCTTCATGGACCAGGTGCCCCCGCACGTCATGGTCGTCATCGACGAGGCCTATTACGAGTATGCCGAGGGGCCCGAGCTGCCCAACGGCGTCGATTGGATCCGCAAGGGCCACAACCTGATGGTGCTGCGCACCTTCTCGAAGGTGCACGGGCTGGCGGGCCTGCGCATCGGCTATGGCGTGGCACAGCCCCAGGTGGCGGCCATGCTCCGCCAGCTGCGCGGCCCGTTCGCGGTCAGCTCGCTGGCGCAAGTGGCCGCCCAGGCGGCGCTCGACGACCGGACGCACGTGGCCGCCGTGCGCGTGCTCAACGAGCAGGTCCGCGCGGAGCTGTGCGCCGCGCTCGATCGCCAGGGGCTGCACTACATCCCCTCCGTCACCAACTTCGTGATGATCCGCTGCGGGGGAGATGACGTGTCCTTGACGGAGCGGCTCTCGGAGCAAGGTGTCCGGGTACGCCCTGGCACGGAGTATGGGATGCGGGGCTGGCTGCGCGTCACCGTGGGCACGTCCGAGCAGACCCAGCGCTTCATCGCCACCCTGCTGAACTGCCTGGACTGGTCCGTGATGCGCGCGGCGTGTCCATGA